Below is a window of Synergistaceae bacterium DNA.
ATGAGCAAGCGAGATTTAAAGAAGTACGCGACATTATGGCAACAGGGCGCGGAACTTTCACGACTCTGAAAAACGGTTTTAATGATGTTCTTACGTCATTCACTCAGACAGATCCGGCATTTCAGGCTTTATTAGCTGACGGTATCAAGCTGCGTGATATTTCAGATAAACTCACGGATGAAGGCATTAATAGAATCGTAGGACTTTCACAAGGCGTATTTGATTCACTTAGCAGCACTATGACTCTTGTTATTGCCCTTGCAGTCGCAGCTATAGTTATCGGTATCGGAATCGCATTATATATCGCAAAATCAATTTCCAAACCTCTTGGCCGAGTCGTTGAACTTTGCGGAAATGCACGCGATGGCGATATGTCAATCGTTCGTGATGATTTCCATTATGAGGGCAAGGACGAACTCGGAGAACTGGGCGACGCTTTATCAGAAATGTTTGCAGCACTCAGCACAGCAATCGGGGATATTCGCGGACTGGCAGTTGAGAGTCACGAGAAAGCAGGCAGCATGAAAGATGACGCGGGCAAAAACTTAGATTACGCTAATAATGTTAGATCTAGTGTTGCTAATGTCGTTAAATTAATGGAAAATAACTCGTCATCATTGCAGGAAAGCAACGCAGGAACCGAAGAAATGTCGGCGGCCTCAATGACAAGCGCACAGGCAGCAACAGACTGCGCAGAATTTATCTCTAACATGACAACAGTAACCGGCAATGCAGTCGACACAGTCAAAGAAGCAATCGCAAATATCGCAATACTTCAACGCAAGACCAAAGAAAGCGGCGTTAAACTTCAGGAACTCGTCGAGAGCGTAAATAAAATCACAGAATTTGTCGGAGAAATTACTTCAATAGCCGACCAGACGAATTTATTAGCACTCAACGCAGCAATCGAGGCAGCCAGAGCAGGAGAAGCAGGCAGGGGATTCGCAGTCGTCGCCGAGTCAGTACGTAAACTCGCAGAAGATTCAAGCCGTGCCGCTGAAAATGTCAGGAGCTTAATCGAGACATTACAGACAAGTGCAAGCGAAACTAAGACATCAAGCGATGAGACAAGCATTTTACTTGACGAGACTACAGAGAAGGCAAACGGTGCACAGGATTCACTCGCTGAAGCAATGAGCCAGATCGACAAAGCAAATGACAGAATCCAGAATATCGCCGCAGTTGCTCAGGAGCAGGCAGCATCAAGCCGGGAAATCGCCGCAGGAATCGACAACGTTACGAAATCAACAACTGAAATTCTTGAGCACTTAGAGAGTATCAAGAACGACATGGACGAGACCGCGACAATAGCAGAGAGAGCCGCACAGGGTGCAGTTGATCAAACAAATTTAGTCGAGAACATTACGGAAGCACTCTCAACATTCAAGATCGAAGAGACAACAGGCCCCGTAAAAGGAAGTTCACAGCGCAAGGCACTCCCGGCAAAAGGCAAGAAGAAA
It encodes the following:
- a CDS encoding methyl-accepting chemotaxis protein; the encoded protein is MLNNFKITGKLTIGFGIVLLLFGVAVFFSWTNISSVQHDVSFLQLVTNNTVKIASELNSTVSWIRAAIRDLRYSESDEDMEKLAGYVSSLRTSLEKGKRMYAEHPELTVLSNLSEMENILRSSESTMNRTFQMIHTKRTVSATLTKEIEKMIALLENVIDMQYKITLQNLKGNLEGIDFETDINRIRVVEDLQLAFATTASNYYQAMWLRSPKMMNDIVQELINGENAYNRFYEQARFKEVRDIMATGRGTFTTLKNGFNDVLTSFTQTDPAFQALLADGIKLRDISDKLTDEGINRIVGLSQGVFDSLSSTMTLVIALAVAAIVIGIGIALYIAKSISKPLGRVVELCGNARDGDMSIVRDDFHYEGKDELGELGDALSEMFAALSTAIGDIRGLAVESHEKAGSMKDDAGKNLDYANNVRSSVANVVKLMENNSSSLQESNAGTEEMSAASMTSAQAATDCAEFISNMTTVTGNAVDTVKEAIANIAILQRKTKESGVKLQELVESVNKITEFVGEITSIADQTNLLALNAAIEAARAGEAGRGFAVVAESVRKLAEDSSRAAENVRSLIETLQTSASETKTSSDETSILLDETTEKANGAQDSLAEAMSQIDKANDRIQNIAAVAQEQAASSREIAAGIDNVTKSTTEILEHLESIKNDMDETATIAERAAQGAVDQTNLVENITEALSTFKIEETTGPVKGSSQRKALPAKGKKK